One window of the Alphaproteobacteria bacterium genome contains the following:
- a CDS encoding DUF4864 domain-containing protein has translation MSVTIRTLLIVLLLSLVGVIPVRAQSSVSALDGAAFAEVIEGQISAFARDDGDTAFAFASPDIRRAFMTAEKFMQMVRSSFRPVYRPRAYSFGDPAIVEGTPVQPVRVIGPDGRGTVALYRMERQADGSWRIAGVTLHPTGERGI, from the coding sequence ATGTCCGTCACCATCCGTACGCTCCTGATCGTCCTCCTTCTCAGCCTCGTCGGCGTGATCCCGGTGCGGGCCCAATCCAGTGTTTCCGCCCTGGACGGCGCAGCCTTCGCCGAAGTGATCGAAGGCCAGATCTCGGCCTTCGCGCGCGACGATGGAGATACCGCCTTCGCATTCGCCAGCCCCGATATCCGCCGCGCCTTCATGACCGCGGAAAAATTCATGCAAATGGTGCGATCGAGCTTCCGGCCGGTCTATCGACCCCGCGCCTACAGCTTCGGGGATCCCGCGATCGTCGAGGGCACCCCGGTGCAGCCGGTGCGGGTCATTGGGCCGGACGGGCGCGGCACGGTCGCGCTCTACCGCATGGAGCGACAGGCCGACGGCAGTTGGCGCATCGCCGGCGTCACGTTGCACCCGACCGGCGAACGCGGCATCTAG